One segment of Cynocephalus volans isolate mCynVol1 chromosome 8, mCynVol1.pri, whole genome shotgun sequence DNA contains the following:
- the DNALI1 gene encoding axonemal dynein light intermediate polypeptide 1, with the protein MIPPADSLLKYDTPVLVSRNTEKRSPKARSLKVSPQQPGPLGPVPQPPKTKLPSTSCVPDPTKQAEEILNAILPPREWVEDTQLWIQQVSSTPSTRMDVVHLQEQLDLKLQQRQARETGICPVRRELYSQCFDELIREVTINCAERGLLLLRVRDEIRMTIAAYQTLYESSVAFGMRKALQAEQGKSDMEKKIAELETEKRDLERQVNEQKAKCEATEKRESERRQVEEKKHNEEIQFLKRTNQQLKAQLEGIIAPRK; encoded by the exons ATGATCCCCCCCGCGGACTCTCTGCTCAAGTACGACACCCCGGTGTTGGTGAGCCGGAACACGGAGAAACGGAGCCCCAAG GCTCGTTCACTGAAAGTCAGTCCCCAACAGCCTGGACCCTTGGGTCCAGTTCCACAGCCACCAAAGACCAAGCTCCCCTCAACTTCCTGTGTCCCAGATCCTACAAAGCAGGCAGAAGAAATCTTGAATGCCATCCTGCCCCCAAG GGAGTGGGTTGAAGACACACAGCTATGGATCCAGCAGGTGTCCAGCACTCCCAGCACCAGGATGGATGTGGTGCACCTCCAGGAGCAGCTAGATCTGAAGCTGCAGCAGCGGCAGGCCAGAGAGACAGGCATCTGCCCTGTCCGCAGGGAGCTCTACTCGCAGTGTTTTG ATGAGCTGATCAGGGAGGTGACCATCAACTGTGCAGAGAGGGGACTGCTGCTGCTGCGAGTCCGGGACGAGATCCGCATGACCATTGCTGCCTACCAGACTTTGTACGAGAGCAGCGTGGCGTTTGGCATGAGGAAGGCACTGCAAGCCGAGCAGGGGAAGTCAGACATGGAGAAGAAA ATTGCAGAACTGGAGACAGAAAAGAGAGATTTGGAGAGGCAAGTGAATGAGCAGAAGGCAAAATGTGAGGCCACCGAGAAGCGGGAGAGTGAGAGGCGACAGGTGGAGGAGAAGAAGCACAATGAGGAGATCCAGTTCCTGAAGCGGACGAATCAGCAGCTGAAG gccCAACTGGAAGGCATTATTGCACCAAGGAAGTGA